The Gammaproteobacteria bacterium nucleotide sequence ATCTTTTCGATGTGGGATTGGGTTGGTGGCCGATTCTCTTTGTGGTCAGCGATTGGTTTGCCCATTGCGTTAGATATGGGATTTGAAAAGTTTTTGCAATTGCTCGACGGTGCCAATCAAATGGATCAGCATTTTTGTGATGCACCTTTAGAGCAAAATGCGCCAGTGATTCTGGCGTTAATCAGTTTATGGAATACCACTTTTTTAGGCTCGCAATCACAAGCCATTTTACCCTATGATCAAACGCTGCATATGCTGGCAGCTTATCTGCAACAAGCAGAGATGGAGTCTAACGGTAAGTCAGTTAACTGGGAAGGTCAGAATATAAACTACCAAACAGTGCCTTCTATCTGGGGCGGATTGGGCATTGATGGTCAGCATGCCTTTTATCAGTATTTACATCAGAGCAAAAACATTATACCAGCCGACTTTATTGGTTCAATTGAAAGTTCAACCCCAATTGGCAGCCACCACGATACCTTAATGAGCAACTTCTTTGCTCAGACCGAGGCACTAATGAGTGGTGTTAATGAAAAGCATGTTCGAGAAGACTTAAAAGCTAAAGGACGTACGCCAGCCTATATTGATCAGTTAGCACCGCATAAGGTCCATCAGGGTAATCGCCCGACCAACACCATTTTGCTCGATCGGGTTGATCCGCATAGCTTGGGCCGAATTATTGCATTATATGAGCAAAAGATTTTTGTTCAGGGCATTATTTTACAAATTTGTTCTTTTGATCAGTGGGGCGTTGAGCTTGGCAAAGGTCTGGCCGCTAAAATTAATCAGGAATTGCATCAAGACAGCGAGATAGCAAAACACGACTCATCGACCTTTAATTTGATTAAATATTACAAAGAAATCAAACATGGTAAGTAACTAAGTAAAATATCTCGTGAACGATAAAAAGCCAGCATTGATTAAATGCTGGCTTTTTACGTGGTAATAAATCGTTTAAATAGCCACGACTACAATCTGATGGCTTGTTTAGGGTTAGTGAATTGCACACCAGCAGACTCTTTTTTCCATAATACAAAATCGAGTAACGAGTCTTGGCTTGAATCGGGGGCGAAATGTTCGAAAGTCATTAAGACATATGGCTGCTTAGCTAGCGTTAAGTCAGAAAATAGCAGTGTTGTCGGCGCGTAGTTATTAGCGGGAGAGGCTATTTCTAAGGTCAGTTTTTTTGTTTCATCACCAAACCAGCTAGTTTCAAAGATATCGGCCGCCATTTCTTGACTGATGTCGCTACAATGGGTCGCGTCAACTATCACCGAGCCTTGTTGCTGCGCGAGATCATTAAGTGTCATGGTTAGGCTGCATTGCTCATCGCGGGTCAGTAATAACGGTTGCAGCAGTGCTGGTGACGTTACTGTGATGGGTGTTATCAGATTAAGCACCGTGTCACGTTGCATGCCGTTTTCGTCTTGCTCGATGGCGAAGATAGTATCAGTACCTAATCCTTTGGTCAGTTTGAGAGTAAACCATTGATCGTCAAAAACGATCAGCAAATTTTTATCTTTATCAATGGTCCATTGCGCTTGTTGCCGATCAGAACTTTGATGATCGAACTGATACTTTATATTCATTACCTCAAGTATTGAGTCAGCAGAAAAATTAACTAACAGCGTTTCTTCGTCATCGTTAATTAAGTAACTATTCCCTTGCAATAGTTTGGTATTGGTTGAATCGGCAATAATTTTTGGCGGCTGTTTAGGCTCTGTGTCAGACGGTTCTGCTAAGGCAACCCAGTGGTGTGAATCCTCATCCTGATTTTGACCAGGCATCGCTTTGACCAACAGCTGTACTTTCGATAAATCGATGCTAGGGTCTAGCTGACTAAATTGATAAGCGCCATGGTCATCTGTCATCGCGCAAGGTTCATTGCTGTCACGCAAAGCATTATTGTTAATATCTAAACAGACTAAAGCGCCTTTAAGCTGGCCATCGCCCGCTTGACTCGAAAAAGAGTTTATTGCGGCTGAATCGCTGTCACAATTCGTTAATACGAGTGCCAAAGAAACGGCAATACCGAGCTTTAATCGCTTCAATTTTTTTGTACAGTTACGCCGTTGTTGTACCATTTTATCTAATCCCCAAACAAGTTCTTATAACCAACCTAAAAACTGAGGAAGACAACGCACCAGGACAAAATACGAGTGTATTTTGGATCTTTTGGTAACCCCGCTATCGTTGAATTAAGTTAATTGATTCATTAGACCGGTGGCTTTGCGTCCCAACCTTTCGGATGGTTTGCCTTTATCAGTGGCAGCATTATTAGCTTTCGATAAATAAAAAGCAATCAATAAGTTAGCTCAGTGATAAAAATAACATCAGCGCTGTTATTAGGCTATAAGTCAGCATGAACATAACTAATGTTCTGTTGCAATTTCAAACAGTCGCCGCTTATTTTTTTCCCGGTAAACACGCTTGCTGCAGTTGCAACATACTATGTAAAACAGTATGTTGGGTTTCAGTTAACGGTGAAAACTTTAAAATAGAGCTGTCAGATTCAATTTTGACCACTTGGCACTCAATAATAACGACACTGCCATTTCGATGGGATAACTCAACGGCTAAGTTCGGTAGTTCGCTGGTTATTTTATGACTTAACCGTAACCCTGCCAGATTGATTGAGAATACTTCACAAGGTATTTTAGTATCTAAAATAACGGCTTTAATATCTCTATTAACGGCTACTCTAACGCCATCTCTTCGATTAATTGGATCCATATTATTCCTTATGGTAGTAACTTTTCGATTACAGCACGAGCCAAGTTACTACTTTTGTACAGCTATTAATAACTACAAACTATAGTGCATAGTTGGATATTCGAAAGATTTGAATAACGATTGTTTATTTTGGCGATTATAGTGGCTTTTTCTTTACGTTGGCGTAAACGGAAGGTATAAGTAGGTTAGATGTTATCCTTTTCGGATAAATTAATTTATGGAGTGATCTTATGACCAATCTCGATCCTATTGTTATTGTTGCTGCAGCCCGTACCCCAATGGGCGGATTTGGCGGTTGCTTCAGCAGTGTCAGTGCCCCTGAACTTGGCAGCGTTGCTATTGCGCAGTTGGTTGTCAACACCGGCTTGAGCAACGATCAGATTGATGAGGTTATTATGGGCTGTGTCTTACCCGCTGGGCTGGGTCAAGCGCCAGCCCGCCAAGCAGCGTTGAAAGCCAACTTAGCCAAAAGTACCGCTTGTACCACAATCAATAAGGTCTGTGGTTCGGGCATGAAAGCGGTAATGATGGCGCATGACTTTGTGCTAGCAGGTAGTGCTAAAGTCGTTATTGCTGGTGGCATGGAAAATATGAGTCAATCACCTTACCTACTGCCTAAGGCACGCAGCGGTTATAGAATGGGTCATGGTGAAGTTAAAGATCATATGTTTCTCGACGGACTCGAAGATGCATACACTGCTCGTTCAATGGGCACGTTCGCCCAAGAAACGGCCGACAGTGAAGGTTTTACTCGTCAGCAAATGGATGAGTTTGCAATAAGCTCGCTTAACCGTGCCAATGACGCGATTGGCTCGGGAGCGTTTGTCGATGAAATCGCTCAGGTAACGGTGACTAATCGCCGTGGCGATATCGTGGTCGATACCGACGAACAGCCGGGCAATGCCCGTATCGATAAAATCGGCTCGCTCCGTCCTGCGTTTGCAAAAGAAGGCACGATCACCGCGGCAAACTCAAGTTCTATTTCCGATGGTGCATCGGCCTTGTTAATTATGCGGCTAAGCGAAGCAACTCAGCGGGGTTTAACCCCAATGGCGAAAATTGTCGCTCATGCAACGCATGCCCAACAACCGAGTGAGTTTACCGTCGCCCCAATTGGTGCCATGACCGCGTTGTTAGCTAAAGCAAGTTGGTCGGTCGCTGATGTCGATTTATTCGAAATTAACGAAGCCTTTGCCATGGTGACGATGCTGGGTATGAAAGGACTGGCTATTGATCACGCTAAGGTTAATGTTAATGGTGGTGCCTGTGCGTTAGGCCACCCGTTGGGCTCGAGTGGCTCGCGGATTATTGTCACGTTATTGCATGCGCTTAAAGCGCGCGGTTTAACTAAGGGCATTGCTAGTTTGTGTATTGGCGGTGGCGAAGCGACAGCGATTGCGGTTGAAATGCTGTAACGACACTGCTGTGCGCTGTAGTTGTATGACGATAAGCAGTGAAAGCTGAATTGTTCAATACCGTTATTCAATACAGCTGTTTAATACAAAGTTGTTCAAAGCAAGTTGTGTAAGAGAAGCAAGGGGAACATTAATGAATTTTAATTTAAGCCAAGATCAAATCATGTTTAGTGAAACAGCAAAACAGTTTGCTGATAATGAATTAGCCCCTCATGCCGCCGCATGGGATCGCGATCATTTCTTTCCAATAGACGTGATGAAGCAAGCCGGAGAACTTGGCTTTTGTGCACTGTACACGCCCGAAGAGGCTGGTGGTTTGGGGTTGTCACGGTTAGATGCATCGATAGTTTTTGAGCAGTTAGCCACGGGATGCACCGCGACGACAGCCATGTTGACTATCCATAACATGGCTACTTGGATGGTCGCGACTTGGGGCACCGAGCAGATAAAACAAACCTGGTGCCCGGGATTAACCACTGGAACGCAATTGGCTTCATATTGCTTGACCGAACCCGGGGCGGGATCTGATGCCGCATCACTAACAACGACAGCAACACGCGAAGGCGATTATTATATTATTAACGGTGCCAAGGTGTTTATCTCTGGCGCTGGGGCGACCCAAGTACTTGTTGTGATGGTACGAACTGGTCAAGCTGGGGCTAAAGGAATTTCGGCGCTCGTGATCCCCGCTGATGCCCCTGGCGTGAGTTACGGTAAAGCGGAAGAAAAATTAGGTTGGAATGCCCAGCCAACTCGGACTATTACCTTTGATAATGTAAGAATCCCGGTCGATCATTTATTGGGCAAAGAAGGCCAAGGGTTTACCTTAGCAATGTCTGGTCTTGATGGTGGTCGCATTAATATTGCCACTTGTTCAATCGGTACAGCGCAAGCGGCGCTCGATGCAGCAACAAGCTATATGCACGACCGCAAACAATTTGGTAAAGAGTTGGCTCAATTTCAGGGCTTGCAATTTAAGCTAGCTGATATGGCCACCGAGCTCGTTGCAGCACGTCAGCTGGTACGATTAGCTGCGTTTAAATTAGATCAAAATGATCCGGAAAAAACCGCATATTGCGCGATGGCGAAACGCTTTGCCACCGATGTTGGTTTTTCGGTCTGTGACCAAGCACTGCAAATTCACGGCGGTTATGGTTACATTAAAGAATATCCTTTAGAGCGTTACTTTCGTGATGTACGAGTGCACCAAATACTCGAGGGCACCAACGAAATTATGCGGGTGATTATTGCTCGTCGTTTGTTAGATCAAGACGCCAGCGCTATTTTATAAATAATAACAATCCCGGTTGTATCGGGATTACTATCACAATTGAAGGAAGTTATCGTGACAGATTTATTAAAAGTCGAATATCAAGAGCATACCGCATTAATTACTATTGCTAACCCGCCGGCTAATACCTGGACCGCCGCTAGTTTGGCACAACTACGAGATATTGTTGTCGAACTTAACGCCGATAAAAACATTTATGCACTGGTGCTAACGGGTGCTGGTGAAAAATTCTTTTCTGCCGGGGCCGATTTGAATTTATTTGCTGATGGTGATAAGGGAGTCGCATCAGATATGTCACGTATTTTTGGTGAGGCATTTGAAACCCTGGCTAATTTTAACGGGGTGTCGATTGCTGCAATTAATGGTTATGCGATGGGTGGTGGTTTAGAAGTTGCACTGGCTTGTGATATTAGAATTGCAGAGCAACAAGCACAACTGGCATTACCGGAAGCGAGTGTGGGTTTATTGCCTTGTGCTGGTGGCACTCAAAACTTGAGCTTACTGGTGGGAGAAGGTTGGGCTAAGCGAATGATTTTATGTGGAGAACGCATTAGCGCTGACAAAGCAGAGCAAATTGGTTTAGTCGAAGAGGTTGTTGCTAAAGGTGAGTCATTAACGGCTGCTTTAGCCTTAGCAAAAAAAGTAGCAAACCAATCACCGTCGAGCGTTAGTGCATGTAAAACATTGATTCAGCAGGGGCGAGATGGCTCAATTAATAGTGCCTTGCCGCTAGAACGCGAGAGATTTGTCGCGCTTTTTGATACAAAAGATCAACAAGAAGGGGTGGCGGCATTCCTTGAGAAACGTAAACCACAATGGATTAATGGCTAATGACTAATAATTGCGCCGTAATTTATACTCACCACCGGAT carries:
- the pgi gene encoding glucose-6-phosphate isomerase, whose product is MKNRDELASWQFLTEHAKEMKQCHLNNLFADDPARFDKFSLKLPQLLLDYSKNLVTEQTLTGLIKLAKECDVEQWRDKMFAGEKINMTENRAVLHTALRDRSGKELIVDGENVTDAISGQLDKMEAFVKQVRQGQWLGYSGKRISDVVNIGVGGSNLGPQMVTEALKHYSDNSVRVHYVSNVDAAQIAEVLRPLDPATVLFVISSKTFTTTETITNANTAKNWLRAASFDDDATKHHFVAVTANVENAVKFGIDAENIFSMWDWVGGRFSLWSAIGLPIALDMGFEKFLQLLDGANQMDQHFCDAPLEQNAPVILALISLWNTTFLGSQSQAILPYDQTLHMLAAYLQQAEMESNGKSVNWEGQNINYQTVPSIWGGLGIDGQHAFYQYLHQSKNIIPADFIGSIESSTPIGSHHDTLMSNFFAQTEALMSGVNEKHVREDLKAKGRTPAYIDQLAPHKVHQGNRPTNTILLDRVDPHSLGRIIALYEQKIFVQGIILQICSFDQWGVELGKGLAAKINQELHQDSEIAKHDSSTFNLIKYYKEIKHGK
- a CDS encoding PilZ domain-containing protein, which codes for MDPINRRDGVRVAVNRDIKAVILDTKIPCEVFSINLAGLRLSHKITSELPNLAVELSHRNGSVVIIECQVVKIESDSSILKFSPLTETQHTVLHSMLQLQQACLPGKK
- a CDS encoding acetyl-CoA C-acyltransferase gives rise to the protein MTNLDPIVIVAAARTPMGGFGGCFSSVSAPELGSVAIAQLVVNTGLSNDQIDEVIMGCVLPAGLGQAPARQAALKANLAKSTACTTINKVCGSGMKAVMMAHDFVLAGSAKVVIAGGMENMSQSPYLLPKARSGYRMGHGEVKDHMFLDGLEDAYTARSMGTFAQETADSEGFTRQQMDEFAISSLNRANDAIGSGAFVDEIAQVTVTNRRGDIVVDTDEQPGNARIDKIGSLRPAFAKEGTITAANSSSISDGASALLIMRLSEATQRGLTPMAKIVAHATHAQQPSEFTVAPIGAMTALLAKASWSVADVDLFEINEAFAMVTMLGMKGLAIDHAKVNVNGGACALGHPLGSSGSRIIVTLLHALKARGLTKGIASLCIGGGEATAIAVEML
- a CDS encoding acyl-CoA dehydrogenase family protein, with the protein product MNFNLSQDQIMFSETAKQFADNELAPHAAAWDRDHFFPIDVMKQAGELGFCALYTPEEAGGLGLSRLDASIVFEQLATGCTATTAMLTIHNMATWMVATWGTEQIKQTWCPGLTTGTQLASYCLTEPGAGSDAASLTTTATREGDYYIINGAKVFISGAGATQVLVVMVRTGQAGAKGISALVIPADAPGVSYGKAEEKLGWNAQPTRTITFDNVRIPVDHLLGKEGQGFTLAMSGLDGGRINIATCSIGTAQAALDAATSYMHDRKQFGKELAQFQGLQFKLADMATELVAARQLVRLAAFKLDQNDPEKTAYCAMAKRFATDVGFSVCDQALQIHGGYGYIKEYPLERYFRDVRVHQILEGTNEIMRVIIARRLLDQDASAIL
- a CDS encoding enoyl-CoA hydratase, which gives rise to MTDLLKVEYQEHTALITIANPPANTWTAASLAQLRDIVVELNADKNIYALVLTGAGEKFFSAGADLNLFADGDKGVASDMSRIFGEAFETLANFNGVSIAAINGYAMGGGLEVALACDIRIAEQQAQLALPEASVGLLPCAGGTQNLSLLVGEGWAKRMILCGERISADKAEQIGLVEEVVAKGESLTAALALAKKVANQSPSSVSACKTLIQQGRDGSINSALPLERERFVALFDTKDQQEGVAAFLEKRKPQWING